From one Gossypium hirsutum isolate 1008001.06 chromosome D08, Gossypium_hirsutum_v2.1, whole genome shotgun sequence genomic stretch:
- the LOC107899175 gene encoding exportin-4 isoform X4, which produces MQGFSDGGADLGQLQSTMRNIEVACTSIQMHINPAAAEATILALSQSPQPYTACRFILENSQVPNARFQAAAAIRDAAIREWSFLSNEERRSLISFCLCFVMQHASSPEGYVQAKVSSVAAQLMKRGWLDFTEAEKEAFFYQVNQAILGAHGVDVQFIGVNFLESLVSEFSPSTSSVMGLPREFHEQCRTSLELNYLKMFYCWARDAALSVTNKIMEPNAVIPEVKVCTAALRLMLQILNWEFRSDPTSMKAGIDVFSAGVRHDNASSKRSECVLVQPGPAWFDVLISSGHVSWLLSLYSALRQKFSREGYWIDCPIAVSARKLIVQLCSLAGTIFPSDSGKMQENHLLQLLSGILQWIDPPDVVSKAIEEGKSESEMLDGCRALLSIATATTPFVFDQLLKAIRPYGTLTLLSTLMCEVVKVLMTNNTDEETWSWEARDLLLDTWTILLVPMDGSGGDASLPSEGKHAAANLFAMIVESELKVASASVTNDEGDSDYLQASISAMDERLSSYALIARAAIDVTIPLLTRLFSEHFARLHQGRGIIDPTETLEELYSLLLITGHVLADEGEGETPLVPTAIQTNFVDIVEAEKHPVVVLSGSIIRFAEQSMDPEVRAAIFSPRLMEAVIWFLARWSHTYLMPLEEANCLSNDYQKQHQSINSRKALLNFFGEHNQGQVVLNIIVRISAMTLMSYPGEKDLQGLTCHHLLHTLVRRKTICYQLVSLDSWRDLANAFTNEKSLFLLSSANQRSLAQTLVLSASGLRNSEAANQYVKGLMGHMTTYLVELSNRSDLKSVAHQPDIIMSVSCLLERLRGAAAAAGPRRQRAMYEIGISVMNPVLLLLEVYKDESAFVYLLLKFVVDWVDGQISYLESRETASVIDFCMRLLQLYSSHNIGKISISLSSTLLSEAKTEKYKDLRALLQLLSSLCSKDLVDFSSDSIEATGINISQVVFFGLHIVTPLISLELLKYPKLCHDYFSLLSHIVEVYPETLAQLNSEAFAHIIGTLDFGLHHQDLEVVSMCLGALKALAAYNYREICAGKTGLVSAGHGNSPEGIFSQFLRSLLQLLLFEDYRCSPSVDPL; this is translated from the exons ATGCAAGGGTTTTCCGATGGCGGCGCCGATTTGGGTCAGCTTCAATCAACCATGCGCAACATCGAAGTCGCTTGCACTTCGATTCAG ATGCATATAAATCCAGCAGCGGCAGAGGCAACGATATTGGCATTATCACAGTCGCCTCAACCGTACACAGCATGTCGATTTATCCTTG aaaattctCAGGTGCCCAATGCAAGGTTTCAGGCTGCTGCAGCCATTCGAGATGCAGCTATCAGAGAATGGAGTTTTCTTTCCAATGAAGAAAGGAGAAGTTTGATTAG TTTCTGTCTGTGCTTTGTTATGCAACATGCTAGTTCACCAGAGGGCTATGTCCAAGCAAAGGTGTCTTCTGTGGCTGCTCAATTGATGAAAAGAGGCTG GCTTGACTTTACAGAAGCTGAGAAGGAGGCATTCTTTTATCAG GTTAACCAGGCCATTCTTGGAGCTCATGGAGTGGATGTGCAGTTCATAGGAGTGAATTTCTTAGAATCTTTG GTTTCTGAATTTTCACCTTCTACTTCAAGTGTCATGGGTCTTCCCAGGGAATTTCACGAGCAGTGTCGGACATCATTAGAGCTAAACTATTTGAAG ATGTTCTACTGTTGGGCACGAGATGCTGCTTTAAGCGTCACAAACAAAATAATGGAACCTAATGCTGTGATACCTGAGGTTAAAGTTTGTACTGCTGCACTACGGCTCATGCTTCAAATTCTGAATTGGGAGTTTCGGAGTGATCCAACCAGCATGAAAGCCGGTATCGATGTTTTTTCAGCTGGAGTTAGACATGACAATGCTTCATCTAAGAGGTCTGAATGTGTCTTAGTGCAG CCTGGGCCTGCGTGGTTTGATGTTTTAATCTCAAGTGGCCATGTTAGTTGGCTGCTCAGCTTATATTCAGCGCTTAGACAGAAGTTTTCCCGTGAAGGTTATTGGATTGATTGCCCTATTGCAGTCTCTGCTCGAAAGCTAATTGTACAGTTATGCTCTTTGGCAGGAACCATATTTCCTTCTG ataGTGGGAAAATGCAAGAGAATCATTTGCTACAACTGCTATCTGGTATATTACAGTGGATAGATCCTCCTGATGTTGTTTCAAAAgctattgaagaggggaaaagtGAAAG TGAGATGCTCGATGGTTGCCGTGCATTGCTCTCTATTGCAACTGCTACAACTCCTTTTGTGTTTGATCAACTCTTGAAAGCCATAAG GCCTTATGGTACTCTTACCTTGCTGTCCACCTTGATGTGTGAAGTTGTTAAAGTTCTCATGACTAATAATACTGATGAGGAGACTTGGAGCTGGGAGGCCAGAGATCTCTTGTTAGATACATGGACTATTCTACTTGTG CCTATGGATGGTAGTGGTGGTGATGCATCGCTTCCTTCGGAAGGGAAACATGCTGCTGCAAATCTCTTTGCCATGATTGTAGAGTCTGAGCTAAAAG TGGCTTCTGCTTCAGTGACAAATGATGAAGGTGATTCTGACTATCTTCAGGCTTCTATTTCTG CAATGGATGAAAGATTAAGTTCGTATGCTCTCATAGCAAGAGCAGCAATTGATGTCACAATTCCTCTGCTCACAAGACTGTTTTCTGAGCATTTTGCACGGCTTCATCAG GGAAGAGGCATTATTGATCCTACTGAAACTTTGGAAGAACTTTACTCGCTATTGTTAATAACTGGACATGTACTTGCTGATGAAGGAGAGGGAGAAACGCCTTtg GTACCAACTGCCATACAAACTAACTTTGTTGACATTGTAGAAGCCGAAAAGCATCCTGTTGTTGTTCTCTCGGG TTCAATTATAAGGTTTGCTGAACAGAGCATGGATCCAGAAGTAAGAGCGGCTATTTTCAGTCCTCGACTTATGGAG GCTGTCATATGGTTTCTGGCACGATGGTCTCATACATACCTAATGCCTCTTGAAGAAGCTAACTGCCTAAGTAATGATTATCAGAAGCAGCATCAGTCAATAAACTCTAGAAAAgctttattaaatttttttggagAACATAATCAGGGACAAGTTGTTCTCAACATTATTGTTCGCATCTCTGCAATGACATTGATGTCATACCCTGGGGAGAAGGATTTGCAG GGTCTTACTTGCCACCATCTGCTTCACACTCTAGTTCGCCGGAAAACCATTTGTTATCAGCTTGTTTCATTG GATTCATGGCGTGACCTAGCAAATGCTTTTACAAATGAGAAAAGTTTGTTCTTGTTGAGTTCTGCCAATCAG CGCTCACTGGCTCAGACCCTTGTTCTCTCTGCTTCTGGACTGAGAAATTCAGAGGCTGCAAATCA ATATGTAAAGGGTCTCATGGGTCATATGACAACCTATCTGGTGGAACTATCTAACAGAAGTGATCTCAAAAGCGTTGCACACCAACCAGATATCATCATGTCG GTTAGTTGCTTGTTGGAGAGGCTTCGTGGAGCTGCTGCTGCTGCAGGACCTAGAAGACAAAGAGCGATGTATGAGATTGGTATCTCTGTAATGAACCCTGTGCTACTTCTTCTCGAAGTTTACAAGGATGAG TCTGCATTTGTATACCTGCTACTCAAATTTGTTGTTGACTGGGTGGATGGACAAATATCCTACCTAGAGTCTCGAGAAACTGCTTCTGTAATTGATTTCTGCATGCGTTTGCTCCAGCTTTACTCGTCACACAATATTGGAAAG ATATCAATAAGTCTTTCAAGCACTTTACTTAGTGAGGCCAAGACCGAGAAATACAAAGATTTGCGTGCTCTTCTTCAACTTCTTTCAAGTCTTTGTTCAAAAGATCTG GTTGATTTCTCATCAGATTCCATTGAAGCTACAGGCATTAATATATCTCAG GTTGTATTCTTTGGCCTTCACATAGTCACTCCTTTGATATCTTTGGAGCTGCTGAAATACCCAAAACTTTGTCATGAT TACTTCTCACTTCTGTCACATATTGTGGAGGTGTACCCTGAAACACTTGCACAATTAAACAGTGAGGCATTTGCTCATATTATAGGAACTCTGGATTTTGGACTTCACCATCAG GACTTAGAAGTAGTTAGC
- the LOC107899175 gene encoding exportin-4 isoform X5, with product MQGFSDGGADLGQLQSTMRNIEVACTSIQMHINPAAAEATILALSQSPQPYTACRFILENSQVPNARFQAAAAIRDAAIREWSFLSNEERRSLISFCLCFVMQHASSPEGYVQAKVSSVAAQLMKRGWLDFTEAEKEAFFYQVNQAILGAHGVDVQFIGVNFLESLVSEFSPSTSSVMGLPREFHEQCRTSLELNYLKMFYCWARDAALSVTNKIMEPNAVIPEVKVCTAALRLMLQILNWEFRSDPTSMKAGIDVFSAGVRHDNASSKRSECVLVQPGPAWFDVLISSGHVSWLLSLYSALRQKFSREGYWIDCPIAVSARKLIVQLCSLAGTIFPSDSGKMQENHLLQLLSGILQWIDPPDVVSKAIEEGKSESEMLDGCRALLSIATATTPFVFDQLLKAIRPYGTLTLLSTLMCEVVKVLMTNNTDEETWSWEARDLLLDTWTILLVPMDGSGGDASLPSEGKHAAANLFAMIVESELKVASASVTNDEGDSDYLQASISAMDERLSSYALIARAAIDVTIPLLTRLFSEHFARLHQGRGIIDPTETLEELYSLLLITGHVLADEGEGETPL from the exons ATGCAAGGGTTTTCCGATGGCGGCGCCGATTTGGGTCAGCTTCAATCAACCATGCGCAACATCGAAGTCGCTTGCACTTCGATTCAG ATGCATATAAATCCAGCAGCGGCAGAGGCAACGATATTGGCATTATCACAGTCGCCTCAACCGTACACAGCATGTCGATTTATCCTTG aaaattctCAGGTGCCCAATGCAAGGTTTCAGGCTGCTGCAGCCATTCGAGATGCAGCTATCAGAGAATGGAGTTTTCTTTCCAATGAAGAAAGGAGAAGTTTGATTAG TTTCTGTCTGTGCTTTGTTATGCAACATGCTAGTTCACCAGAGGGCTATGTCCAAGCAAAGGTGTCTTCTGTGGCTGCTCAATTGATGAAAAGAGGCTG GCTTGACTTTACAGAAGCTGAGAAGGAGGCATTCTTTTATCAG GTTAACCAGGCCATTCTTGGAGCTCATGGAGTGGATGTGCAGTTCATAGGAGTGAATTTCTTAGAATCTTTG GTTTCTGAATTTTCACCTTCTACTTCAAGTGTCATGGGTCTTCCCAGGGAATTTCACGAGCAGTGTCGGACATCATTAGAGCTAAACTATTTGAAG ATGTTCTACTGTTGGGCACGAGATGCTGCTTTAAGCGTCACAAACAAAATAATGGAACCTAATGCTGTGATACCTGAGGTTAAAGTTTGTACTGCTGCACTACGGCTCATGCTTCAAATTCTGAATTGGGAGTTTCGGAGTGATCCAACCAGCATGAAAGCCGGTATCGATGTTTTTTCAGCTGGAGTTAGACATGACAATGCTTCATCTAAGAGGTCTGAATGTGTCTTAGTGCAG CCTGGGCCTGCGTGGTTTGATGTTTTAATCTCAAGTGGCCATGTTAGTTGGCTGCTCAGCTTATATTCAGCGCTTAGACAGAAGTTTTCCCGTGAAGGTTATTGGATTGATTGCCCTATTGCAGTCTCTGCTCGAAAGCTAATTGTACAGTTATGCTCTTTGGCAGGAACCATATTTCCTTCTG ataGTGGGAAAATGCAAGAGAATCATTTGCTACAACTGCTATCTGGTATATTACAGTGGATAGATCCTCCTGATGTTGTTTCAAAAgctattgaagaggggaaaagtGAAAG TGAGATGCTCGATGGTTGCCGTGCATTGCTCTCTATTGCAACTGCTACAACTCCTTTTGTGTTTGATCAACTCTTGAAAGCCATAAG GCCTTATGGTACTCTTACCTTGCTGTCCACCTTGATGTGTGAAGTTGTTAAAGTTCTCATGACTAATAATACTGATGAGGAGACTTGGAGCTGGGAGGCCAGAGATCTCTTGTTAGATACATGGACTATTCTACTTGTG CCTATGGATGGTAGTGGTGGTGATGCATCGCTTCCTTCGGAAGGGAAACATGCTGCTGCAAATCTCTTTGCCATGATTGTAGAGTCTGAGCTAAAAG TGGCTTCTGCTTCAGTGACAAATGATGAAGGTGATTCTGACTATCTTCAGGCTTCTATTTCTG CAATGGATGAAAGATTAAGTTCGTATGCTCTCATAGCAAGAGCAGCAATTGATGTCACAATTCCTCTGCTCACAAGACTGTTTTCTGAGCATTTTGCACGGCTTCATCAG GGAAGAGGCATTATTGATCCTACTGAAACTTTGGAAGAACTTTACTCGCTATTGTTAATAACTGGACATGTACTTGCTGATGAAGGAGAGGGAGAAACGCCTTtg TGA
- the LOC107899174 gene encoding uncharacterized protein isoform X2, producing MDLLNQLETILESDPLIDEVGLIHPSQFITLSKECSESSNSSSDGAFRPANTKFWNRDHKLGISTEILLPVCKAAKSAFMDAMKQYKTHGDLSVNKREDKNMVYGHSSSCQSFESEVMKHSRALLLLSCDLGTAWNARKLVVSKKQQLPMFTDELHLSALVLSYSHKSEQAWSHRRWVIKMICEKYSNLQQIIAKESELVEKIAERSKMNYRAWNHRCWLVSYMTREQMLYELKKSRDWAGLHVADNSCFHYRRRLMLGISENKQGDDPSYDVENYQVVKALWLHRRFLSLCLIRHLMTTTHGISCHSTSMDNEINIFLDKELRLLDSCSTIQDTEFEDFEGQAMYSTMYFLWLIKQIPEFRKIELQEKLKAGNLKNILHKTCPERSFLWDVLEL from the exons ATGGATCTGCTAAATCAGTTGGAGACAATTTTGGAATCTGATCCTCTCAT AGATGAAGTGGGGCTTATTCACCCATCTCAGTTTATCACTCTCAGCAAAGAGTGCAGTGAATCCAGTAATTCATCCTCGGATGGTGCTTTCAGACCAGCAAATACGAAATTTTGGAATAGAGATCATAAGTTGGGAATTTCCACTGAGATTCTTCTTCCCGTGTGTAAAGCTGCAAAAAGTGCATTTATGGATGCGATGAAACAATATAAGACACATGGTGACTTATCGGTTAATAAGCGTGAGGATAAGAACATGGTTTATGGCCATTCATCATCTTGCCAATCTTTTGAAAGTGAAGTCATGAAGCACAGTAGAGCGCTTTTATTGTTAAGCTGTGATCTTGGCACAGCTTGGAATGCCAG GAAGCTAGTTGTGTCGAAGAAGCAGCAGCTGCCAATGTTTACGGATGAACTTCACTTGTCTGCACTTGTTCTTTCTTATTCACATAAAAGTGAACAAGCTTGGAGTCACAGGCGGTGGGTGATCAAGATGATTTGTGAGAAATATTCGAATCTGCAACAGATCATAGCAAAAGAATCCGAGCTCGTTGAAAAAATAGCCGAG AGATCAAAAATGAACTATCGTGCTTGGAATCATCGCTGCTGGTTAGTTTCCTATATGACAAGAGAACAG ATGCTTTACGAGTTAAAGAAATCCAGAGATTGGGCTGGGCTGCATGTTGCCGATAATTCATGTTTTCACTATCGCAGA CGGCTAATGCTCGGGATTTCAGAGAATAAACAAGGTGACGACCCTTCTTATGATGTAGAAAACTATCAAGTCGTGAAG GCTCTCTGGCTTCATCGTCGTTTCCTGTCCCTTTGTTTGATACGGCATTTGATGACAACTACACATGGtatttcatgccattccaccagcaTGGATAACGAAATCAATATCTTTTTGGATAAAGAATTACGTCTCCTAGATTCCTGCTCGACAATTCAAGATACGGAATTCGAGGATTTCGAAGGACAAGCAATGTATTCAACAATGTACTTTCTATGGTTGATAAAG CAAATTCCTGAATTTAGGAAGATTGAACTTCAAGAAAAGCTAAAAGCAGGAAACCTGAAGAACATACTACATAAGACATGTCCAGAAAGATCTTTCCTTTGGGATGTTTTGGAATTATAG
- the LOC107899174 gene encoding protein prenyltransferase alpha subunit repeat-containing protein 1-B isoform X1 → MDLLNQLETILESDPLIDEVGLIHPSQFITLSKECSESSNSSSDGAFRPANTKFWNRDHKLGISTEILLPVCKAAKSAFMDAMKQYKTHGDLSVNKREDKNMVYGHSSSCQSFESEVMKHSRALLLLSCDLGTAWNARKLVVSKKQQLPMFTDELHLSALVLSYSHKSEQAWSHRRWVIKMICEKYSNLQQIIAKESELVEKIAERSKMNYRAWNHRCWLVSYMTREQMLYELKKSRDWAGLHVADNSCFHYRRRLMLGISENKQGDDPSYDVENYQVVKEELDLNEALIKRYIGREALWLHRRFLSLCLIRHLMTTTHGISCHSTSMDNEINIFLDKELRLLDSCSTIQDTEFEDFEGQAMYSTMYFLWLIKQIPEFRKIELQEKLKAGNLKNILHKTCPERSFLWDVLEL, encoded by the exons ATGGATCTGCTAAATCAGTTGGAGACAATTTTGGAATCTGATCCTCTCAT AGATGAAGTGGGGCTTATTCACCCATCTCAGTTTATCACTCTCAGCAAAGAGTGCAGTGAATCCAGTAATTCATCCTCGGATGGTGCTTTCAGACCAGCAAATACGAAATTTTGGAATAGAGATCATAAGTTGGGAATTTCCACTGAGATTCTTCTTCCCGTGTGTAAAGCTGCAAAAAGTGCATTTATGGATGCGATGAAACAATATAAGACACATGGTGACTTATCGGTTAATAAGCGTGAGGATAAGAACATGGTTTATGGCCATTCATCATCTTGCCAATCTTTTGAAAGTGAAGTCATGAAGCACAGTAGAGCGCTTTTATTGTTAAGCTGTGATCTTGGCACAGCTTGGAATGCCAG GAAGCTAGTTGTGTCGAAGAAGCAGCAGCTGCCAATGTTTACGGATGAACTTCACTTGTCTGCACTTGTTCTTTCTTATTCACATAAAAGTGAACAAGCTTGGAGTCACAGGCGGTGGGTGATCAAGATGATTTGTGAGAAATATTCGAATCTGCAACAGATCATAGCAAAAGAATCCGAGCTCGTTGAAAAAATAGCCGAG AGATCAAAAATGAACTATCGTGCTTGGAATCATCGCTGCTGGTTAGTTTCCTATATGACAAGAGAACAG ATGCTTTACGAGTTAAAGAAATCCAGAGATTGGGCTGGGCTGCATGTTGCCGATAATTCATGTTTTCACTATCGCAGA CGGCTAATGCTCGGGATTTCAGAGAATAAACAAGGTGACGACCCTTCTTATGATGTAGAAAACTATCAAGTCGTGAAG GAGGAACTTGATTTGAATGAAGCGTTAATAAAACGTTATATAGGGAGAGAG GCTCTCTGGCTTCATCGTCGTTTCCTGTCCCTTTGTTTGATACGGCATTTGATGACAACTACACATGGtatttcatgccattccaccagcaTGGATAACGAAATCAATATCTTTTTGGATAAAGAATTACGTCTCCTAGATTCCTGCTCGACAATTCAAGATACGGAATTCGAGGATTTCGAAGGACAAGCAATGTATTCAACAATGTACTTTCTATGGTTGATAAAG CAAATTCCTGAATTTAGGAAGATTGAACTTCAAGAAAAGCTAAAAGCAGGAAACCTGAAGAACATACTACATAAGACATGTCCAGAAAGATCTTTCCTTTGGGATGTTTTGGAATTATAG
- the LOC107899176 gene encoding casein kinase I isoform X1, translating into MDRVVGGKFKIGRKIGAGSFGELYLGVNTETGEEIAIKMEPAKTRHPQLHYESKLYMLLQGGTGIPQLKWFGVEGDYNVMVIELLGPSLEDLYNYCNRKLSLKSVLMLADQLINRVEFMHSRGFLHRDIKPDNFLMGLGRKANQVYIIDYGLAKKYRDLQSHKHIPYRENKNLTGTARYASVNTHLGVEQSRRDDLESLGYVLIYFLRGSLPWQGLKAGTKKQKYDKISEKKMVTPVEVLCQSYPSEFVSYFHYCRSLRFEDKPDYSYLKRLFRELFIREGYQFDFVYDWTILKYPQLTGSSRQRLSSGKAALNSGASAERTDKLSAGREQRDKSSGAVEVFTRKNASGGGHLSDPSKQKVSEKALPTKDEDNDSGRGRSSTTHPSSLSKRAVASSSRPTTSSVGPSDRSSWLLSGSSRLSGGQRLYSGSEPRSSLSKATTSQAIREDQNQSFEHHSRVTDDRK; encoded by the exons atGGATCGTGTTGTCggtggaaaatttaaaattggtcGAAAGATAGGAGCTGGATCTTTTGGCGAGCTTTACCTCG ggGTCAATACAGAGACAGGGGAAGAAATTGCTATAAAGATG GAACCTGCGAAGACCAGGCACCCTCAGCTTCACTACGAGTCAAAGTTGTACATGCTTCTTCAAGGCGGAA CGGGAATTCCCCAACTCAAGTGGTTTGGGGTTGAAGGTGACTACAATGTTATGGTTATAGAGCTTCTAGGGCCAAGCCTTGAGGACTTGTACAACTACTGCAATCGAAAGCTCTCTTTGAAGTCTGTGTTAATGCTTGCAGATCAGTTA ATCAACAGAGTTGAGTTTATGCACTCAAGGGGATTTCTTCACCGTGATATAAAACCCGATAACTTTCTGATGGGTTTGGGACGAAAAGCAAATCAG GTGTATATCATTGATTATGGCCTTGCTAAAAAGTATAGGGATCTTCAAAGTCATAAACACATACCCTATAG AGAGAACAAGAATCTTACAGGCACAGCTCGATATGCAAGCGTTAACACTCACCTTGGAGTCG AACAAAGCCGAAGAGATGATTTGGAATCACTGGGTTATGTGCTCATTTATTTCTTAAGAGGAAG CCTCCCCTGGCAGGGCCTGAAGGCAGGAACAAAGAagcaaaaatatgataaaatcaGTGAAAAGAAGATGGTAACCCCTGTTGAG GTACTCTGCCAGTCATATCCATCAGAGTTTGTATCATACTTCCATTATTGTCGTTCATTACGCTTTGAAGACAAACCTGATTATTCATATTTGAAGAGGCTTTTCCGTGAGTTGTTTATTCGAGAGG GATATCAGTTTGATTTTGTGTATGACTGGACCATACTCAAGTATCCACAGCTCACTGGTAGCTCCAGACAACGG CTGTCTAGTGGAAAAGCTGCCTTAAATTCTGGAGCGTCTGCCGAAAGAACAGATAAGCTATCAG CGGGACGAGAGCAACGAGATAAATCTTCAGGTGCCGTTGAGGTATTTACTAGGAAAAATGCATCAGGTGGTGGACATCTTAGTGATCCTTCAAAACAGAAGGTATCAGAGAAGGCATTGCCAACAAAAGATGAG GATAATGATTCTGGAAGGGGACGAAGTTCTACCACCCATCCTAGCAGCTTGTCCAAGAGAGCAGTTGCCTCAAGCAGCAGGCCGACAACCTCTTCTGTGGGGCCCAGCGATAGATCAAGTTGGCTTCTTTCAGGTAGTAGTCGCCTCTCAGGAGGCCAGAGACTCTATTCTGGGTCTGAGCCAAGATCATCTCTCTCCAAAGCTACAACTTCGCAAGCTATCCGTGAAGATCAGAATCAAAGCTTCGAGCACCATTCAAGGGTTACAGATGATAGAAAGTGA
- the LOC107899176 gene encoding casein kinase 1 isoform X2 yields MVIELLGPSLEDLYNYCNRKLSLKSVLMLADQLINRVEFMHSRGFLHRDIKPDNFLMGLGRKANQVYIIDYGLAKKYRDLQSHKHIPYRENKNLTGTARYASVNTHLGVEQSRRDDLESLGYVLIYFLRGSLPWQGLKAGTKKQKYDKISEKKMVTPVEVLCQSYPSEFVSYFHYCRSLRFEDKPDYSYLKRLFRELFIREGYQFDFVYDWTILKYPQLTGSSRQRLSSGKAALNSGASAERTDKLSAGREQRDKSSGAVEVFTRKNASGGGHLSDPSKQKVSEKALPTKDEDNDSGRGRSSTTHPSSLSKRAVASSSRPTTSSVGPSDRSSWLLSGSSRLSGGQRLYSGSEPRSSLSKATTSQAIREDQNQSFEHHSRVTDDRK; encoded by the exons ATGGTTATAGAGCTTCTAGGGCCAAGCCTTGAGGACTTGTACAACTACTGCAATCGAAAGCTCTCTTTGAAGTCTGTGTTAATGCTTGCAGATCAGTTA ATCAACAGAGTTGAGTTTATGCACTCAAGGGGATTTCTTCACCGTGATATAAAACCCGATAACTTTCTGATGGGTTTGGGACGAAAAGCAAATCAG GTGTATATCATTGATTATGGCCTTGCTAAAAAGTATAGGGATCTTCAAAGTCATAAACACATACCCTATAG AGAGAACAAGAATCTTACAGGCACAGCTCGATATGCAAGCGTTAACACTCACCTTGGAGTCG AACAAAGCCGAAGAGATGATTTGGAATCACTGGGTTATGTGCTCATTTATTTCTTAAGAGGAAG CCTCCCCTGGCAGGGCCTGAAGGCAGGAACAAAGAagcaaaaatatgataaaatcaGTGAAAAGAAGATGGTAACCCCTGTTGAG GTACTCTGCCAGTCATATCCATCAGAGTTTGTATCATACTTCCATTATTGTCGTTCATTACGCTTTGAAGACAAACCTGATTATTCATATTTGAAGAGGCTTTTCCGTGAGTTGTTTATTCGAGAGG GATATCAGTTTGATTTTGTGTATGACTGGACCATACTCAAGTATCCACAGCTCACTGGTAGCTCCAGACAACGG CTGTCTAGTGGAAAAGCTGCCTTAAATTCTGGAGCGTCTGCCGAAAGAACAGATAAGCTATCAG CGGGACGAGAGCAACGAGATAAATCTTCAGGTGCCGTTGAGGTATTTACTAGGAAAAATGCATCAGGTGGTGGACATCTTAGTGATCCTTCAAAACAGAAGGTATCAGAGAAGGCATTGCCAACAAAAGATGAG GATAATGATTCTGGAAGGGGACGAAGTTCTACCACCCATCCTAGCAGCTTGTCCAAGAGAGCAGTTGCCTCAAGCAGCAGGCCGACAACCTCTTCTGTGGGGCCCAGCGATAGATCAAGTTGGCTTCTTTCAGGTAGTAGTCGCCTCTCAGGAGGCCAGAGACTCTATTCTGGGTCTGAGCCAAGATCATCTCTCTCCAAAGCTACAACTTCGCAAGCTATCCGTGAAGATCAGAATCAAAGCTTCGAGCACCATTCAAGGGTTACAGATGATAGAAAGTGA